In Candidatus Woesebacteria bacterium, one DNA window encodes the following:
- a CDS encoding Glucose-1-phosphate thymidylyltransferase has translation MKGVVLAGGLGTRLYPLTYATNKHLLPVYDKPMVFYPISTLVKAGIKEVLVVTGGPYAGHFVRVLKNGKELGVKHLEYAYQEGEGGIAAALSLAEDFADGDSICVILGDNCTDADISADVKRFKEGAHLFLREIPDPERFGVPVFGKNREIIRIEEKPKKPKSNYAVTGLYLYDFSVFSKIKKIKPSGRGELEITDVNNLYLQEKKLTWSILRGYWRDAGTFETLFEANKYWAKKSKER, from the coding sequence ATGAAAGGGGTAGTTCTGGCTGGAGGTTTAGGGACAAGGCTTTATCCTCTGACTTACGCTACAAATAAACATCTTCTTCCGGTTTATGATAAGCCTATGGTTTTTTACCCCATTTCTACTTTGGTTAAGGCTGGAATTAAAGAGGTCTTAGTAGTCACAGGCGGTCCTTATGCAGGACATTTTGTGAGAGTTTTAAAAAACGGCAAAGAATTGGGAGTGAAGCATCTTGAGTATGCCTATCAGGAAGGTGAGGGCGGTATTGCAGCTGCGCTTTCTTTAGCCGAAGATTTTGCAGATGGGGATTCTATTTGTGTGATTTTAGGAGACAACTGCACGGATGCTGACATATCAGCTGATGTTAAAAGGTTTAAGGAAGGAGCCCATTTGTTTTTAAGAGAAATTCCTGATCCTGAGCGTTTTGGTGTTCCTGTTTTTGGTAAAAATAGAGAAATAATTAGAATTGAGGAAAAACCCAAGAAACCTAAATCAAATTATGCTGTAACAGGTCTTTATCTTTACGATTTCAGTGTTTTTTCCAAGATTAAGAAAATAAAACCCTCGGGAAGAGGAGAACTTGAAATAACAGATGTTAATAATCTTTATTTGCAAGAGAAAAAATTGACATGGTCTATTTTAAGAGGTTATTGGCGTGATGCTGGAACTTTTGAAACTTTATTTGAAGCAAATAAGTATTGGGCTAAAAAATCTAAAGAAAGATGA
- a CDS encoding tRNA (Guanine37-N1) -methyltransferase has product MIIDILTLFPEMFEGPFDYSILKHAKEKGAVKINIHYLRNWAKDKHKTTDDRPFGGGAGMILKVEPIDKAIKDLIKKDKKGTKRKIILLSPQGKVLTQEKVKELSGLDHLILIAGHYEGVDQRVIDHLIDEELSIGDYVLTGGEIPAMVVVDSVVRLLPNVLEKEVIENESFSKGDTLDYPQYTQPRNYKGWKVPEVLLSGNHKEIEKWRKEKALEKTEARKQS; this is encoded by the coding sequence ATGATAATTGACATTTTAACACTATTTCCTGAAATGTTTGAGGGACCTTTTGATTATTCTATTCTCAAACATGCCAAAGAAAAGGGGGCTGTCAAAATTAACATTCACTATTTAAGAAATTGGGCAAAAGATAAACATAAGACAACAGATGACAGACCTTTTGGCGGCGGAGCTGGGATGATACTTAAAGTTGAACCTATTGATAAAGCTATAAAAGATTTAATTAAAAAAGATAAAAAGGGCACCAAAAGAAAAATAATCTTGCTTAGTCCTCAAGGCAAAGTCTTAACCCAAGAAAAAGTTAAAGAACTCTCAGGTCTTGATCACTTGATTCTAATCGCCGGACATTATGAGGGAGTTGATCAAAGAGTGATTGACCACTTAATTGACGAGGAACTATCAATTGGAGATTATGTTTTAACAGGAGGCGAGATACCAGCAATGGTAGTTGTAGATAGCGTAGTTAGACTATTGCCTAATGTTCTAGAAAAAGAGGTAATAGAAAATGAATCTTTTTCAAAAGGAGATACTCTTGATTATCCTCAATACACTCAACCTAGAAATTATAAAGGTTGGAAAGTGCCTGAAGTTTTGCTTTCTGGAAATCACAAAGAAATTGAAAAATGGCGAAAGGAAAAAGCGCTTGAGAAAACAGAAGCAAGAAAACAAAGTTAA
- a CDS encoding dTDP-4-dehydrorhamnose 3,5-epimerase produces the protein MRQITEHIYEAEIKGLYKIEMPIFKDNRGFFHEVFRLDELKKATGIDFKPCQWNHSLSKPRVIRAIHTEYWNKLVYPVTGKMYAAIVDARPDSDTFGAYEEFIFDNTKDNSPRFALFISKGLGNSICAFGNTDVNYMYLVDEYWDSSKAKGIAWDDPDLNIRWPISNPIISDRDRSNPRMRDLFPEKYEKKQ, from the coding sequence ATGAGGCAAATTACCGAACATATTTACGAAGCAGAAATTAAAGGTCTTTATAAGATAGAGATGCCAATTTTTAAAGATAATCGTGGTTTTTTCCACGAAGTCTTCCGTTTAGATGAATTAAAAAAAGCTACAGGAATTGATTTTAAACCTTGTCAATGGAATCATTCTCTTTCCAAGCCTCGCGTTATTCGAGCAATACATACTGAGTACTGGAACAAGTTGGTTTATCCTGTGACAGGAAAGATGTATGCTGCTATAGTTGACGCCCGTCCTGATAGTGACACCTTTGGTGCTTACGAAGAGTTTATTTTTGATAATACAAAAGACAATTCACCTCGTTTTGCTTTGTTTATTTCAAAGGGTTTGGGTAATTCAATCTGCGCTTTTGGCAACACAGATGTTAATTATATGTACCTTGTTGATGAATATTGGGATAGCAGCAAAGCAAAGGGTATTGCTTGGGATGATCCTGATCTTAACATAAGGTGGCCAATTAGCAATCCTATAATTTCAGATAGGGATAGGAGTAACCCTCGAATGCGAGATTTGTTTCCTGAAAAATATGAGAAAAAACAATAG
- a CDS encoding dTDP-glucose 4,6-dehydratase, translated as MKILVTGGCGFIGSNFIRYYLKENPKDKIINLDKLTYAGHISSTLDFAKNKNYKFVKGDICNSKLVGEVMKGVDVVVHFAAESHVDRSIFGPATFVKTNVLGTQTLLDAALENKIKLFCHVSTDEVFGSLPLGSKIKFNEKTPYNPRSPYSASKAASDHLVRAYYATYNLPVIITNCSNNFGPYQDPEKFLPRAITNLIEDKPILIYGDGKYVRDWLYVLDHCRAISMVIKKGKVGETYLIGGLTKDINNLEVAKKLLKIFKKDSSYIQFIKDRPGHDRRYAVDWSKIRKELGFKPEFDFDEWLLRTVNWYQENKWWWQPLKRKAEKFYQKSNNKRK; from the coding sequence ATGAAAATTTTGGTTACTGGCGGTTGCGGTTTTATAGGTTCTAATTTTATACGCTACTATTTAAAAGAAAATCCAAAAGACAAAATAATAAATCTTGATAAGTTAACCTATGCTGGCCATATTTCTTCTACTTTAGACTTTGCCAAAAATAAAAATTATAAATTTGTAAAAGGTGATATTTGCAATTCTAAGTTGGTGGGCGAGGTAATGAAGGGGGTTGATGTTGTTGTTCATTTTGCAGCCGAAAGCCATGTCGACCGCTCTATTTTTGGCCCTGCTACTTTTGTTAAAACAAATGTCTTAGGTACTCAAACTCTTCTTGATGCTGCTTTAGAAAATAAAATAAAGCTTTTTTGTCATGTCTCAACCGACGAGGTTTTTGGTTCCCTCCCTCTTGGAAGCAAGATCAAATTTAATGAAAAAACTCCGTATAATCCACGTTCTCCTTATTCTGCTAGTAAAGCAGCTTCGGATCACTTGGTTCGTGCTTATTATGCTACTTACAATTTGCCTGTTATCATTACTAATTGTTCCAATAATTTTGGGCCATATCAGGATCCTGAGAAATTTTTGCCTAGAGCGATTACTAATCTAATAGAGGATAAACCGATATTAATTTATGGCGATGGAAAGTATGTTCGTGATTGGCTTTATGTTTTAGATCACTGCCGCGCTATTTCGATGGTCATCAAGAAAGGAAAAGTAGGTGAAACTTATTTGATAGGAGGGTTGACCAAGGATATTAACAATCTAGAGGTAGCCAAGAAACTTTTGAAGATTTTCAAGAAAGACTCTTCTTACATTCAGTTTATTAAAGATAGACCTGGACATGATAGGCGTTATGCTGTTGATTGGAGCAAGATTAGAAAGGAACTTGGTTTTAAACCTGAGTTTGATTTTGATGAATGGCTTTTAAGGACTGTTAATTGGTATCAAGAAAATAAGTGGTGGTGGCAGCCATTAAAAAGAAAGGCGGAAAAGTTTTATCAAAAATCAAATAATAAACGAAAATGA
- a CDS encoding Transporter, producing MSIRNFLIHLFIPHHSNNQKPKLLHPSTLVIIAFLLSFLQIFLHFLPRANVRVLGYAANISVDEVFRLTNQKRQEAGLPPLKLDPVLSQAAKNKGEDMLAKDYWAHVSPDGVEPWKFFLDAGYKYRYAGENLARDFSNAASAVDAWMTSPSHRENMLSPKYEEIGIAVVEGDLAGVDTTLIVQFFGTRMAGTSQVSPVAKKEEQKPSVVSVKVQEEKALPLPTQAPLSEPTPLAFVPSQNGLVIKSGSALGENVSRTPPPRAFLISPFNLVRDLSFFFLIILFIVFLVDAIIVSRKNITRVSGRSFAHISFIGMILAIAFILKAGKIL from the coding sequence ATGTCTATTCGCAATTTTTTAATTCATCTTTTTATTCCTCATCATTCAAATAATCAAAAGCCTAAGTTGCTTCATCCTTCGACTTTAGTAATTATTGCTTTCCTTTTGTCTTTTCTTCAGATTTTTTTGCATTTTCTTCCCAGAGCTAACGTTCGTGTCTTGGGTTATGCTGCCAATATTTCAGTTGATGAGGTTTTCCGTTTGACAAACCAGAAAAGGCAGGAGGCTGGTCTTCCGCCGCTTAAACTTGACCCTGTTTTAAGTCAAGCTGCTAAAAATAAAGGTGAGGATATGCTTGCCAAGGATTATTGGGCCCATGTTTCGCCTGATGGTGTTGAGCCTTGGAAATTTTTTCTTGACGCAGGATATAAATACCGCTATGCAGGGGAAAATCTGGCACGCGATTTTTCGAACGCTGCTTCTGCTGTTGATGCTTGGATGACTTCTCCTTCACACCGTGAGAATATGCTTTCTCCCAAATACGAGGAGATAGGAATAGCGGTTGTTGAAGGGGATTTGGCAGGAGTTGATACAACTCTTATTGTTCAGTTTTTTGGAACTAGGATGGCAGGAACTAGTCAGGTTTCGCCTGTTGCCAAGAAGGAGGAACAAAAGCCGTCAGTTGTAAGTGTAAAAGTCCAGGAAGAAAAAGCGCTGCCACTGCCCACACAAGCTCCTCTTTCTGAACCTACTCCTCTTGCTTTTGTTCCGAGTCAAAACGGCTTGGTTATTAAATCAGGTTCTGCTTTGGGGGAAAATGTTTCAAGAACACCTCCGCCAAGGGCTTTTTTGATCTCGCCTTTTAATTTGGTTCGCGATTTGTCCTTTTTCTTTTTGATTATCTTGTTTATCGTTTTTCTGGTTGATGCTATCATTGTCTCAAGGAAAAATATTACCCGAGTTTCAGGGCGTTCTTTTGCTCATATTTCTTTTATTGGTATGATTTTGGCAATCGCTTTCATTTTGAAAGCAGGTAAAATTCTATGA
- a CDS encoding DUF458 domain-containing protein, giving the protein MGKNEEIVFISPTKGKMSIQEMVYDMTRFVEEEPLSFYRLVIGTDSQVHRINGKSEVDFVTAVVVHRQGRGAKYFWRKNKVFVKKPVLRDRIYTETLMSLELAQKIVPEIRKVITAAKYDLEIHIDVGALGSTREMIKEVVGMVSGNGFVAKTKPESWGASSVADKHT; this is encoded by the coding sequence ATGGGAAAAAATGAAGAAATAGTTTTTATAAGTCCTACAAAGGGAAAGATGAGTATTCAAGAGATGGTTTATGACATGACTCGATTTGTTGAGGAGGAGCCTCTCTCTTTTTATCGTCTTGTTATTGGTACCGATTCACAGGTCCATAGAATTAATGGTAAGTCGGAAGTTGATTTTGTGACAGCTGTTGTTGTTCATCGTCAGGGTCGTGGTGCCAAATATTTTTGGCGGAAAAACAAGGTCTTTGTTAAAAAACCCGTCTTGCGGGACAGAATTTATACTGAGACCTTGATGTCTTTGGAACTAGCTCAAAAGATAGTGCCTGAGATAAGAAAAGTGATTACAGCAGCAAAATATGATCTTGAGATACATATTGATGTCGGGGCTTTGGGGTCAACTCGCGAAATGATTAAAGAGGTTGTGGGGATGGTTTCAGGTAATGGCTTTGTAGCTAAAACTAAGCCCGAAAGCTGGGGTGCTTCTTCAGTTGCTGATAAACATACTTGA
- a CDS encoding TPR domain protein: MFDALISGNNPFFYHLTNVLIHLSTSIFVFIFLNKLKIKRELSFLWAVVFAIHPVLVQAVAWLPGRNDSLLAFFVLPSFIFLISFFEKRKSYYLWLYLLFFALALFTKESSIFIPVLVLFYGLLLSDKRNLFVNILPVLFLGWIVIFSVWFYLRSIALLSSPVPYSILGSIKSIFDNLEAVILYIGKVILPFNLSVLPTLQDSTLVYGFISLVLILVLFIFSKKKNYSLITFGLLWFLIFLLPSFIRPSGYVPDFLEHRIYLPLVGIFVIFSSLSFFEKIDFSKPLVNFIFVLIIVIFSILNIWHSNKFKDKISFWTSAVKTSPSHPLAHKNLGAMYYLDHEYDKAKQEFLKAVEINFEEPMIHNNLGLIYMRENNFDKAKEEFELELKINPNYDNALFNLGLLYWGQNEKQKAAEMWLKTVLINPDHKDALKGLAVYYGEIGDREKADYYLYQAKLRGAEF, from the coding sequence ATGTTTGACGCTTTAATTTCAGGGAATAATCCTTTTTTTTATCATCTGACAAATGTATTAATTCATCTTTCAACCTCCATTTTTGTTTTTATCTTTCTTAATAAATTAAAAATTAAAAGGGAGCTTTCTTTTTTATGGGCTGTTGTTTTTGCTATTCACCCCGTCTTGGTTCAGGCGGTTGCTTGGCTTCCTGGTAGAAACGATTCTCTTTTGGCTTTTTTTGTTTTACCGTCCTTTATTTTCTTGATTAGTTTTTTTGAAAAAAGAAAAAGTTACTATCTATGGCTTTATCTTCTATTTTTTGCTTTGGCTTTATTTACAAAAGAGTCATCTATATTTATCCCGGTTTTGGTTTTGTTTTATGGTTTATTACTTTCTGATAAGAGGAATCTTTTTGTTAATATTTTGCCTGTTTTGTTTTTGGGGTGGATAGTTATATTTAGTGTCTGGTTTTATTTAAGAAGCATAGCTCTTTTATCAAGTCCTGTTCCTTACTCAATTTTGGGTTCTATCAAGAGCATTTTTGACAATCTTGAAGCTGTAATTCTTTATATTGGGAAAGTTATTTTGCCCTTCAATCTTTCTGTTTTGCCCACTTTGCAAGATTCAACTCTGGTTTATGGTTTTATTTCTCTTGTTTTAATCTTGGTTTTATTTATTTTCTCAAAGAAGAAAAATTACTCTTTAATTACTTTTGGCTTATTGTGGTTTTTGATTTTTCTTTTACCTTCTTTTATTAGACCTTCCGGTTATGTGCCTGATTTTTTGGAGCATAGAATTTATTTGCCCTTAGTTGGTATTTTTGTGATTTTCTCCAGTCTTTCATTTTTTGAAAAGATTGATTTTAGTAAGCCGTTAGTGAACTTCATCTTTGTTTTGATTATTGTTATCTTTTCAATTCTAAATATCTGGCATAGCAACAAATTTAAAGACAAGATTTCTTTCTGGACTTCAGCAGTTAAAACTTCTCCTTCTCATCCTTTGGCTCATAAGAATCTTGGGGCAATGTATTATCTTGATCATGAGTACGACAAAGCGAAGCAAGAATTCCTTAAGGCGGTTGAAATTAATTTTGAAGAGCCTATGATTCACAACAATCTGGGCTTAATCTATATGAGAGAGAACAATTTTGATAAAGCTAAAGAAGAGTTTGAGCTTGAGCTTAAAATTAATCCCAATTATGATAACGCTCTTTTTAATTTAGGCCTTTTGTATTGGGGTCAAAATGAAAAGCAAAAAGCAGCTGAGATGTGGCTTAAGACTGTTTTGATTAACCCTGATCACAAAGACGCACTTAAGGGTTTAGCTGTTTATTATGGCGAGATTGGCGATCGGGAAAAAGCTGACTATTATCTTTATCAAGCGAAACTTAGAGGGGCTGAATTTTGA
- a CDS encoding dTDP-4-dehydrorhamnose reductase, which produces MRKNNRIYVTGASGLVGSRFIELYSSKYSLLTPSSSEVNISDYTSLEKFFEENKFSAVVNFAAFTDVSAAENERDNKEGNCFKVNVVGVENLAKLCKKYKRFLIHISTDMVFPGSKDYPGPYSEDSVPESDSERLTWYGFTKAEAERVIESILGKDAAILRIIYPVRAKFEGKLDYLRKPLKLFDEGKLYPMFNDQQVSIAFIDEVSEAINIILKKGARGVFHASSCDTSTPYELVSYLLEKARGVKGAVIPSSIYEFIKKQKEANPDNPFVEVRYPIYGGLKVEKTENELGIKFSSWKEIVDKLVSSGIGAQ; this is translated from the coding sequence ATGAGAAAAAACAATAGAATATATGTTACTGGTGCTTCTGGTCTGGTTGGTTCTCGATTTATTGAGCTTTATTCTTCAAAGTATAGTCTTTTGACGCCTAGCTCTTCTGAAGTGAATATTTCGGATTACACTTCTCTTGAGAAGTTTTTTGAAGAAAATAAATTTTCTGCTGTTGTTAATTTTGCTGCTTTTACCGATGTCTCGGCAGCTGAAAATGAAAGAGATAATAAAGAGGGAAATTGTTTTAAAGTTAATGTTGTAGGCGTTGAAAATTTAGCCAAGCTTTGTAAAAAGTACAAAAGATTTTTGATTCACATTTCAACTGATATGGTCTTCCCTGGATCAAAAGATTACCCCGGTCCTTATTCTGAAGATAGTGTTCCTGAGTCGGATAGTGAAAGGTTGACATGGTACGGTTTCACTAAGGCTGAGGCTGAAAGAGTAATTGAGAGTATTTTGGGGAAAGATGCAGCAATACTTAGAATAATTTATCCTGTGAGGGCGAAGTTTGAGGGTAAGCTTGATTATCTAAGAAAGCCACTGAAACTTTTTGATGAAGGCAAACTTTATCCCATGTTTAATGATCAACAGGTTTCTATAGCTTTTATAGACGAAGTATCGGAAGCGATTAATATTATTTTAAAAAAAGGGGCAAGAGGAGTGTTTCATGCTTCAAGTTGTGATACCTCTACTCCGTATGAGTTGGTTTCATATCTTTTAGAAAAAGCGAGGGGGGTGAAAGGGGCGGTGATTCCAAGTTCTATTTACGAATTTATTAAGAAGCAAAAGGAAGCGAATCCTGATAATCCTTTTGTTGAGGTAAGATATCCAATTTATGGTGGGTTAAAGGTTGAAAAGACGGAAAATGAATTGGGAATCAAGTTTAGTTCTTGGAAAGAGATAGTTGATAAGCTAGTAAGTTCAGGGATTGGGGCGCAGTAG